From a region of the Babylonia areolata isolate BAREFJ2019XMU chromosome 21, ASM4173473v1, whole genome shotgun sequence genome:
- the LOC143295994 gene encoding CCA tRNA nucleotidyltransferase 1, mitochondrial-like → MKSFKTLGSVLQWTFHNRSSLVFHAQFKRLYTTWQGGRLFTMKVDTPEFHQLFTPELNQLKSLFDKYGFELRIAGGAVRDLMMEKVPHDVDFATTATPTQMKEMFEKEQIRMINNKGEKHGTITARINDKENFEVTTLRIDVRTDGRHAEVEFTKDWQLDANRRDLTINAMFLDFDGTLIDYFNGKDDLDARRVRFVGSAEERIREDYLRILRYFRFFGRIAKDPDSYEQDVLDAIRSNVDGLAGIAGERLWTEVKKIVCGRFNGSIMQTMLALGIGPHIGLTGQVNKEEYLRVCEASTKLNPLPITFMTALLCSEDEVYTLNKRLKMSNEEVKTALFILQHRNDPRPSPPLRYCMDLHNDTVAKEKKIKDRIMELLRYQGESSLLEEFQAWTPPRFPITGYDLFAHKVPKGPVFAKTLNDLRQLWKESSYQMSKEELVDCIEEVVKRHT, encoded by the exons ATGAAGAGCTTCAAGACTTTGGGATCAGTTTTGCAATGGACATTCCATAATCGGAGCTCATTAGTCTTTCATGCCCAGTTCAAAAGGTTATACACTACGTGGCAAGGTGGCAGACTCTTCACCATGAAAGTTGACACACCTGAGTTCCATCAGCTCTTCACCCCAGAGCTGAATCAGCTGAAGTCGCTGTTCGACAAGTATGGCTTCGAGTTACGCATTGCTGGTGGTGCAGTGAGAGATCTGATGATGGAGAAAGTACCCCATGATGTGGACTTTGCCACCACTGCCACCCCCACACAGATGAAGGAGATGTTTGAGAAAGAACAGATCCGTATGATCAACAACAAAGGAGAGAAACATGGAACTATAACAGCCCGCATAAATGACAAG GAGAATTTTGAAGTGACCACACTGCGCATTGACGTTAGAACTGACGGTCGTCATGCTGAAGTGGAATTCACCAAGGACTGGCAACTGGACGCCAATCGCCGAGACCTCACCATCAATGCCATGTTTTTAG ACTTTGATGGTACATTGATTGATTATTTCAATGGCAAAGATGACCTGGATGCAAGACGTGTACGCTTTGTGGGATCAGCAGAAGAGAGAATACGTGAAGATTATCTCAGGATATTGCGGTACTTCAG GTTTTTTGGTCGCATTGCCAAAGACCCAGACAGCTATGAACAGGATGTTTTGGACGCCATCAGATCTAACGTAGATGGACTGGCAG GTATCGCAGGAGAGAGGCTGTGGACGGAGGTGAAGAAGATTGTGTGTGGGCGCTTCAACGGGTCCATCATGCAGACCATGCTGGCACTGGGCATCGGACCGCACATCG GTCTGACAGGTCAGGTGAACAAGGAGGAgtacctgcgtgtgtgtgaggccaGCACCAAACTGAACCCTCTGCCCATCACCTTCATGACCGCTCTGCTATGCTCAGAGGATGAG GTGTACACGTTGAACAAGCGGCTGAAGATGTCTAATGAGGAGGTGAAAACCGCCCTCTTTATCCTCCAACACCGAAATGACCCCagaccctctccccctctccgctACTGCATGGACCTCCACAACGACACGGTCGCCAAGGAGAAGAAGATCAAAGACAGGATCATGGAGCTGTTGCGGTaccaaggggagagcagcctgctGGAGGAGTTCCAGGCATGGACACCGCCTCGTTTCCCCATCACAGGATATGACCTGTTCGCCCACAAGGTACCCAAGGGACCCGTGTTCGCCAAGACGCTGAACGACCTGCGACAGCTGTGGAAGGAGAGCAGCTACCAGATGAGCAAGGAGGAGCTGGTGGACTGTATTGAGGAGGTGGTCAAGAGGCACACCTGA
- the LOC143295993 gene encoding tRNA (adenine(58)-N(1))-methyltransferase non-catalytic subunit TRM6-like gives MTRPMVVLDGHHVVFQTDDKSKVFQVNKARNIFFEKTKLKGQDIIGQQYGTLFEVQHGKLVVATSSENGASGSSDVAKSGKDNRDLVDSGENQKLTQEEIMKMKEEGLSGQDIVEKLVEQSETFKTKTEFSQEKYIKKKKKKHMLVFRILHPSSRLLLDTFKHSPSKICNLRADSLSQLLCYSNVMSGSTVAVVESCHGLVLGTVMERMGGCGRVIHLFPGNDMNRHVVSEFNFPEDQMKTLLEFPLNKLASLEDGTLLSAEDPSDRTDAVVNTSEAGDAVPKVESSGDTTKQQDDKSAQPESTASAMEVDKDNDGEPAPDEKEDEEGDDPLDKITEAKVEGKEKSNTRQKRGKPRNNPAEQAAKRQLRAERLREAATILSDKNLDSLIIATKYDCVAILMRLLPYVAPSRPVVVFCQHKEPLVECFTKVKESGCGIQLKLSESWYREYQVLPSRTHPLMSMSGTGGYLLSFIRVMPQQ, from the exons ATGACACGACCGATGGTCGTGTTAGATGGTCATCATGTTGTTTTTCAAACAGATGACAAGTCCAAGGTGTTTCAAGTTAATAAAGCGAG AAACATCTTCTTTGAGAAAACCAAGCTGAAAGGGCAGGACATTATTGGACAACAGTATGGAACACTGTTTGAGGTCCAGCATGGAAAACTTGTGGTTGCCACATCCTCTGAAAATGGTGCCAGTGGATCATCCGATGTTGCAA AGTCAGGAAAAGACAATAGAGACCTGGTGGACTCTGGAGAGAACCAAAAGCTGACACAGGAGGAGATAATGAAGATGAAAGAGGAAGGCCTCTCTGGGCAG gatATTGTGGAAAAACTTGTTGAACAGAGTGAAACATTCAAGACCAAGACAGAATTCTCCCAAGAAAAATacatcaaaaagaagaagaaaaa ACACATGTTAGTATTTCGGATTCTTCATCCCAGCTCCAGGTTACTGTTGGACACCTTCAAACACAGTCCTTCCAAAATATG CAACCTGCGTGCAGACAGTCTGTCTCAGCTGTTGTGCTACAGCAACGTGATGTCAGGATCCACAGTGGCGGTGGTGGAGTCATGTCATGGCCTGGTGCTGGGCACTGTCATGGAAAGGATGGGAG GTTGTGGAAGAGTTATTCACCTGTTTCCTGGTAATGATATGAACAG GCATGTGGTCAGTGAGTTCAACTTCCCAGAGGACCAGATGAAAACACTACTGGAGTTTCCCCTCAACAAGCTGGCATCATTAGAAGATGGCACACTCCTGTCTGCAGAAGACCCATCAGACAGAACTGATGCTGTTGTCAACACTTCAGAAGCAGGAGACGCAGTTCCTAAAGTGGAAAGCTCAGGTGATACGACTAAGCAGCAAGATGACAAGAGTGCACAACCTGAGTCCACAGCCTCTGCGATGGAAGTGGATAAAGACAATGACGGTGAACCTGCCCCTGatgagaaggaggatgaagagggtgATGATCCTTTGGACAAGATCACAGAGGCAAAggtggaagggaaggaaaagagtAACACgagacagaaaaggggaaaaCCCAGAAAC AATCCTGCAGAGCAAGCAGCCAAAAGACAGCTACGAGCTGAACGACTCCGTGAGGCAGCAACCATTCTGAGTGACAAGAATCTTGACAG CTTGATAATTGCCACAAAGTATGACTGTGTGGCAATACTGATGAGACTTCTCCCGTACGTGGCACCTTCAAGGCCTGTGGTAGTGTTCTGCCAGCATAAAGAG CCTCTGGTGGAATGTTTTACCAAAGTGAAGGAGAGTGGCTGTGGTATTCAGCTGAAGCTTTCTGAATCATGGTACAGAGAATACCAG GTGCTGCCATCCAGAACACACCCGCTCATGAGTATGTCAGGTACAGGTGGCTACCTGCTCTCCTTCATTCGTGTCATGCCTCAGCAGTAG